From Vanacampus margaritifer isolate UIUO_Vmar chromosome 8, RoL_Vmar_1.0, whole genome shotgun sequence, a single genomic window includes:
- the tsfm gene encoding elongation factor Ts, mitochondrial translates to MSLSVLLRSLTKDVAKVSRRTLRTACPPLLAADKSLLVKLRKSTGYTFINCKNALEKFNNDIAQAETWLHEQAQKEGWSKANKLGSRRAKEGLVGLFVGDQVAVMVEVNCETDFVARNEKFQQLVKDVAFSTLAHHQNKSQSRTGYVKSLLASDELSKLSLSNGATLADQVALIIGRLGENMSVRRAVTVSIPAEWNIGSYVHGGVAGQTEVAMGRYGALVVFQGGKEEERGILGRKLGQHVVGEAPSSLGNMDDLPCGESETRLLPQIFLGDPSRTVAQFLKGQQARVLDFVRFQCGESTDEETKG, encoded by the exons ATGTCATTGAGCGTTTTATTAAGAAGTCTCACGAAAGATGTGGCAAAG GTCAGCAGGCGCACTTTGCGCACAGCATGTCCTCCTCTTCTGGCAGCTGACAAGAGCCTCCTGGTCAAACTGAGAAAAAGCACCGGATACACCTTCATTAACTGCAAGAATGCGCTCGAGAAGTTTAATAATGACATAGCACAG GCGGAGACTTGGCTGCACGAGCAGGCACAGAAGGAAGGCTGGAGCAAAGCAAACAAGCTGGGGAGTCGCAGAGCCAAAGAGGGCCTCGTTGGGCTCTTTGTGGGAGATCAAGTTGCTGTCATGGTGGAG GTCAACTGCGAGACAGACTTTGTTGCTCGCAATGAGAAGTTTCAGCAGCTGGTGAAAGACGTCGCCTTCTCCACCTTGGCCCAccaccaaaataaaagccaaagtCGGACGGGATACGTGAAG AGTCTCCTGGCATCTGATGAACTGAGCAAGCTAAGCTTGTCGAATGGAGCCACCCTCGCTGATCAGGTGGCTTTAATCATAG GTCGCCTGGGTGAGAACATGTCGGTGAGGCGGGCGGTCACAGTAAGCATCCCCGCCGAGTGGAACATCGGCTCGTACGTTCACGGCGGCGTGGCGGGCCAGACGGAGGTGGCCATGGGACGCTACGGCGCTCTGGTCGTGTTCCAGGGCGGGAAAGAAGAAGAACGGGGAATTTTAGGACGCAAGCTGGGACAGCACGTGGTGGGAGAGGCGCCCTCGTCGCTGGGAAACATGGACGACCTGCCGTGCGGTGAAAGCGAGACGCGTCTGCTGCCTCAGATCTTCCTGGGAGACCCCAGCAGGACTGTGGCCCAGTTTCTTAAGGGTCAGCAGGCTCGAGTGCTGGACTTTGTCAGGTTTCAGTGTGGAGAGAGCACTGACGAGGAAACAAAGGGATGA
- the endou gene encoding uridylate-specific endoribonuclease A, with protein sequence MKLIAVLALWVTLLCQAHSNSLDSCQGRCGFGTDSDFSCQCNPSCERFRDCCSDYAGVCKAGSRSCKGRCNEKYNSQNECHCNSKCTQYNNCCSDYANVCKGGETLITDAEIKSVSEALYALDSNRASASQLEIDSQALISGSQTGSQADLSPRPFFRFVDEASLFSRPTYAALVALLDNYNRMTGQTEDDSPQETAEQDVFLRETMRNTELGRELFAFLYTKGIYKSEEEFVSDLKMMWFGLYSRNNRKMDSSGFEHIFAGEIKGGKVSGFHNWIQFYLLEKRGLLNYYSHSFNGPWTTFPDVLGMQFKWDGYFKQVGSAVIGGSPEFDFAIYSLCYITRPGKHCRLSLGGKELILQTYTWDNSYYGDGKKFIGTGYPVTPRT encoded by the exons ATGAAGCTCATTGCCGTTTTAGCGCTTTGGGTCACTCTCCTCTGTCAGGCACACAGCA ACTCCCTTGACTCATGTCAGGGTCGCTGTGGGTTTGGAACTGACAGCGATTTCTCCTGTCAGTGTAATCCGTCCTGTGAGCGCTTCAGAGACTGCTGTTCGGACTATGCAGGAGTTTGTAAAG CTGGATCCAGATCTTGTAAAGGACGGTGCAATGAAAAATACAACTCTCAAAATGAGTGCCACTGCAACTCAAAATGCACGCAGTACAATAACTGCTGCAGCGACTACGCAAACGTATGCAAAG GTGGTGAAACCTTGATCACCGATGCCGAAATCAAGTCCGTCTCTGAAGCACTTTACGCTCTGGACTCAAACCGGGCTTCCGCCTCACAGTTGGAGATTGACTCCCAGGCCTTGATCTCAGGATCTCAGACCGGCTCCCAGGCTGACCTTTCCCCTCGCCC CTTTTTCCGCTTCGTGGATGAGGCGAGTTTGTTCTCCAGGCCCACTTATGCGGCTCTGGTGGCTCTGTTGGACAACTATAACAGGATGACGGGACAAACGGAGGACGATAGCCCCCAGGAGACGGCTGAGCAGGACGTCTTCCTCAGGGAGACCATGCGCAACACCGAGCTGGGACGAGAACTCTTTGCCTTCTTGTACACCAAGG GCATCTACAAGTCAGAGGAAGAGTTCGTCTCCGACTTGAAGATGATGTGGTTCGGCCTTTACTCTCGAAACAACAGAAAGATGGATTCCAGTGGCTTTGAGCACATTTTTGCAG GTGAGATCAAGGGTGGGAAGGTGTCAGGCTTCCACAACTGGATCCAGTTTTACCTTCTTGAGAAAAGAGGACTCCTGAATTACTACAGCCACAGCTTCAACGGGCCT TGGACAACCTTCCCAGATGTGCTGGGAATGCAGTTCAAGTGGGACGGCTACTTCAAGCAGGTGGGCTCTGCCGTCATCGGCGGCAGCCCCGAATTCGATTTTGCCATTTACAGCCTGTGTTACATCACCCGGCCCGGAAAACA TTGTCGTTTGAGTCTGGGCGGAAAGGAGCTGATCCTCCAAACATACACGTGGGATAACTCGTACTACGGCGATGGGAAGAAATTTATTGGCACTGGTTATCCTGTAACACCCCGGACCTAA